The Alphaproteobacteria bacterium genome includes a window with the following:
- a CDS encoding TRAP transporter large permease subunit — protein sequence MFLVTCGVLMAGFPVAFTLGGVSLAFGLFGWIVGLFDMAFVANLPSRVFGTMTNQVLFAVPLFVFMGVMLERSRIAEELLDTMGKAFGRMRGGLGFSVTIVGALLAASTGIVGATVVTMGLLALPTMLKRGYSPTLACGSIAAAGTLGQIIPPSIVLVLLGDQISNAYQEAQREIGNWSPEPVSVGDLFAGALLPGLVLVGLYLGYQVLMAIVAPKTSPAMPRDAVHDANFGAKVMRALVPPLLLIVAVLGSILGGVATPTEAAGVGAVGALMLAAHRQANGARWLVLMAGFSLIALLVLTSFVDLRVTREEIPTGDLIGIVVAAVLSVMLVVGLLAALWTTARTDILKRVCLSTMEITAMVFVILIGAGLFSLVFRGYGGDHAVTRLLTDEDLLGGPVGAIVVVMVVMFVLGFFLDFIEIVFVVVPVVAPALLANDFIDPVWLGVLMAVNLQTSFLTPPFGFALFYLRGVAPPQVKTMQIYRGVLPFILMQILALGIMALFPGLATWLPDQLFG from the coding sequence ATGTTCCTCGTCACCTGCGGCGTGCTGATGGCCGGCTTCCCGGTGGCCTTCACCCTGGGCGGCGTATCGCTGGCCTTCGGCCTGTTCGGCTGGATCGTCGGCCTGTTCGACATGGCCTTCGTCGCCAACCTGCCGTCGCGGGTGTTCGGCACGATGACGAACCAGGTGCTGTTCGCGGTGCCGCTGTTCGTGTTCATGGGCGTAATGCTGGAGCGCTCGCGCATCGCCGAAGAGCTGCTCGACACCATGGGCAAGGCGTTCGGGCGGATGCGCGGCGGCCTCGGCTTCTCGGTCACCATCGTCGGCGCGCTGCTCGCCGCGTCCACCGGCATCGTCGGCGCGACCGTGGTGACCATGGGCCTGCTCGCCCTGCCGACCATGCTCAAGCGCGGCTATTCGCCGACGCTGGCCTGCGGGTCCATCGCCGCCGCCGGCACGCTGGGTCAGATCATCCCGCCGTCGATCGTGCTGGTGCTGCTCGGCGACCAGATCTCGAACGCCTACCAGGAGGCGCAGCGCGAGATCGGCAACTGGTCGCCGGAGCCGGTTTCCGTCGGCGACCTTTTCGCCGGCGCCCTGCTGCCCGGCCTGGTGCTGGTCGGCCTCTATCTCGGCTACCAGGTGCTGATGGCGATCGTCGCGCCGAAGACATCGCCGGCGATGCCGCGCGACGCCGTGCACGACGCCAACTTCGGCGCCAAGGTGATGCGCGCGCTGGTGCCGCCGCTGCTGCTGATCGTCGCCGTGCTCGGCTCCATCCTGGGCGGCGTCGCCACTCCGACCGAGGCGGCCGGCGTCGGCGCGGTCGGCGCGCTGATGCTGGCCGCGCATCGCCAGGCCAACGGCGCGCGCTGGCTGGTGCTGATGGCCGGCTTCTCGCTGATCGCGCTGCTGGTGCTGACCTCGTTCGTCGACCTTCGCGTCACCCGCGAGGAGATCCCCACCGGCGACCTGATCGGCATCGTGGTCGCCGCCGTGCTGTCGGTGATGCTGGTCGTCGGCCTGCTCGCCGCACTGTGGACCACCGCGCGCACCGACATCCTGAAGCGGGTCTGCCTCAGCACCATGGAAATTACCGCCATGGTGTTCGTGATCCTGATCGGCGCCGGGCTGTTCAGCCTGGTGTTCCGCGGCTATGGCGGCGACCACGCCGTCACCCGGCTGCTGACCGACGAGGACCTGCTCGGCGGGCCGGTCGGCGCGATCGTGGTGGTCATGGTCGTGATGTTCGTGCTCGGCTTCTTCCTCGACTTCATCGAGATCGTGTTCGTCGTGGTCCCCGTGGTCGCGCCCGCCCTGCTGGCCAACGACTTCATCGACCCGGTCTGGCTCGGCGTGCTGATGGCGGTGAACCTGCAGACCTCGTTCCTGACGCCGCCGTTCGGCTTCGCGCTGTTCTACTTGCGCGGGGTGGCACCGCCGCAGGTGAAGACGATGCAGATCTATCGCGGCGTGCTGCCGTTCATCCTGATGCAGATCTTGGCCCTGGGCATCATGGCGCTGTTCCCCGGCCTGGCGACCTGGCTGCCCGACCAGCTGTTCGGCTGA
- a CDS encoding glycosyltransferase — MPRIAVIYQGIFQYDAVNAFAQALAEGFDALGFQTVVLDTKNDEPGARARLGELLTRPERIAFILGPGGILADAAVGGQNLYGRFNVPYVAYLVDHPTYLLMRLAKAQNALVTCIDRAHVDFLNAIGIARAAYVPHGAALPDRCRPWDERSGGIAFAASTSDDAALREHVISELDPAQRDLMASIAEDPAIDTLSAVEAAVRAHPRAAGLGWTAGYDGSLIIFLNEADRLIRRRRRNRIVRELDEAGVALDLYGRGWERFGFRHHRTHAPLDFPEMCAALQTYRCALHLNPLFTAGLHERLLSAAVAGCAVITDGNAEIDRLFPDGTAAIRIRPAQADWAEALVARLAGNDLAAVAAEGRRITARGESWAHRAGAIAALVDNYWPERARG; from the coding sequence ATGCCGCGCATCGCCGTCATCTATCAGGGCATCTTCCAGTACGACGCGGTCAACGCCTTCGCCCAGGCGCTGGCCGAGGGCTTCGATGCGCTCGGCTTCCAGACCGTGGTGCTCGACACCAAGAACGACGAACCCGGCGCGCGCGCCCGGCTCGGCGAGCTGCTGACCCGGCCGGAACGGATCGCCTTCATCCTCGGTCCCGGTGGCATCCTGGCCGACGCCGCCGTCGGCGGACAGAACCTCTATGGCCGTTTCAACGTGCCCTATGTCGCCTATCTGGTCGACCACCCGACCTACCTGCTGATGCGGCTGGCCAAGGCGCAGAACGCGCTGGTCACCTGCATCGACCGCGCCCATGTCGACTTCCTCAACGCCATCGGCATCGCGCGCGCCGCCTATGTGCCGCACGGCGCCGCATTGCCGGACCGTTGCCGCCCCTGGGACGAGCGCAGCGGCGGTATCGCCTTCGCCGCCTCGACCAGCGACGACGCTGCGCTGCGCGAACATGTGATCAGCGAACTGGACCCCGCGCAGCGCGACCTGATGGCATCGATCGCCGAGGATCCGGCGATCGACACGCTGTCCGCCGTGGAGGCGGCGGTCCGCGCCCACCCGCGTGCAGCAGGGCTTGGCTGGACCGCAGGCTATGACGGCAGCCTGATCATCTTCCTCAACGAGGCCGACCGCCTGATCCGGCGGCGGCGGCGCAACCGCATCGTGCGCGAACTGGACGAGGCCGGCGTCGCGCTGGACCTGTACGGCCGCGGCTGGGAGCGCTTCGGCTTTCGCCATCACCGCACCCACGCTCCGCTCGACTTCCCGGAGATGTGCGCCGCGCTGCAGACCTATCGCTGCGCGCTGCACCTCAACCCGCTGTTCACCGCCGGCCTGCACGAGCGCCTGCTCAGCGCCGCCGTCGCGGGCTGTGCGGTGATCACCGACGGCAATGCGGAGATCGACCGGCTGTTCCCGGACGGAACGGCGGCGATCCGGATCCGGCCGGCGCAGGCGGACTGGGCCGAGGCGCTGGTGGCGCGGCTGGCCGGCAACGACCTCGCCGCGGTCGCGGCGGAGGGACGGCGGATCACCGCCCGCGGGGAAAGCTGGGCCCACCGCGCCGGCGCCATCGCGGCGCTGGTGGACAACTACTGGCCGGAGCGGGCCAGGGGCTGA
- a CDS encoding NADP-dependent isocitrate dehydrogenase produces the protein MSKITVKTPVVELDGDEMTRIIWQWIKERLIQPYLDIDLVYYDLGVEHRDATDDQVTIDAANAIKKYGVGVKCATITPDEARVKEFDLKKMWRSPNGTIRNILGGTVFREPIICSNVPRYVPGWTKPIVIGRHAFGDQYRATDFKVPGAGKLTVTFTPSDGSAPITHEVFDFPGSGVSLTMYNLDESIAGFARACFNYGLQRNYPVYLSTKNTILKAYDGRFKDLFQEIFDSEFKDRFAAQKLTYEHRLIDDMVAAALKWEGGYVWACKNYDGDVQSDTVAQGFGSLGLMTSVLLTPDGNTVEAEAAHGTVTRHYRQWQKGEETSTNPIASIFAWTQGLKYRGRFDGTPDVTAFADTLEQVCVQTVESGQMTKDLAILIGPDQPWLSSRDFFDAVDANLQKALA, from the coding sequence ATGAGCAAGATCACCGTCAAGACTCCCGTCGTCGAGCTCGACGGCGACGAGATGACCCGGATCATCTGGCAGTGGATCAAGGAACGCCTGATCCAGCCCTATCTCGACATCGACCTCGTCTACTACGACCTCGGCGTCGAGCATCGCGACGCCACCGACGACCAGGTGACGATCGACGCGGCCAACGCGATCAAGAAGTACGGCGTCGGCGTCAAGTGCGCCACCATCACGCCCGACGAGGCGCGGGTGAAGGAATTCGACCTGAAGAAGATGTGGCGGTCGCCCAACGGCACCATCCGCAACATCCTCGGCGGCACCGTGTTCCGCGAGCCCATCATCTGCTCGAACGTGCCGCGCTATGTTCCCGGCTGGACCAAGCCGATCGTGATCGGCCGCCACGCCTTCGGCGACCAGTATCGCGCCACCGACTTCAAGGTGCCGGGCGCCGGCAAGCTGACGGTCACCTTCACCCCGTCCGACGGCAGCGCGCCGATCACCCACGAGGTGTTCGACTTCCCGGGCTCGGGCGTGTCGCTGACCATGTACAACCTGGACGAATCGATCGCCGGTTTCGCCCGCGCCTGCTTCAACTACGGCCTGCAGCGGAACTACCCGGTCTACCTGTCGACCAAGAACACGATCCTCAAGGCCTATGACGGCCGCTTCAAGGACCTGTTCCAGGAGATCTTCGACAGCGAGTTCAAGGACAGGTTCGCCGCGCAGAAGCTGACCTACGAGCACCGGCTGATCGACGACATGGTCGCGGCCGCGCTGAAGTGGGAGGGCGGCTATGTCTGGGCCTGCAAGAACTACGACGGCGACGTCCAGTCCGACACGGTGGCCCAGGGCTTCGGCTCGCTCGGCCTGATGACCTCGGTGCTGCTGACCCCGGACGGCAACACGGTCGAGGCCGAGGCGGCGCACGGCACGGTGACCCGCCACTATCGCCAGTGGCAGAAGGGCGAGGAGACCTCGACCAACCCGATCGCCTCGATCTTCGCCTGGACCCAGGGCCTGAAGTACCGCGGCCGTTTCGACGGCACGCCGGACGTGACCGCCTTCGCCGACACGCTGGAGCAGGTCTGCGTGCAGACGGTGGAGAGCGGCCAGATGACCAAGGACCTGGCCATCCTGATCGGCCCCGACCAGCCCTGGCTCAGCAGCCGCGATTTCTTCGACGCGGTCGACGCCAACCTGCAGAAGGCGCTGGCCTAG
- a CDS encoding TIGR00730 family Rossman fold protein: MDARARGPRTLCVYCGSSNRVPDSHKQAAARLGRSLAEAGCGLVYGGGRVGLMGIVADAMIAAKADVIGIIPEFLHDYEVGHTGVTRLEVVDSMHTRKRRMAELADGFVVLPGGLGTLDEMFEITTWRQLGLHRKPIVVVNQDGYWSPLLSMIEQMSGSGYLRPEHLGLLRVVDDVDDVLPALAEIPEADLDVRDKWL; encoded by the coding sequence ATGGACGCGCGCGCCAGGGGCCCGCGAACGCTTTGCGTTTATTGCGGTTCGTCTAACCGTGTACCCGACAGCCACAAGCAGGCCGCAGCACGCCTGGGCCGGTCGCTGGCCGAGGCCGGCTGCGGCCTGGTCTATGGCGGCGGCCGGGTCGGCCTCATGGGCATCGTCGCCGACGCGATGATCGCCGCCAAGGCCGATGTGATCGGCATCATCCCGGAGTTCCTGCACGACTACGAGGTCGGGCACACCGGCGTGACCCGGCTGGAGGTGGTCGATTCCATGCACACGCGCAAGCGGCGGATGGCAGAGCTGGCCGACGGCTTCGTGGTGCTGCCCGGCGGCCTCGGCACGCTCGACGAGATGTTCGAGATCACCACGTGGCGCCAGCTCGGCCTGCACCGCAAGCCGATCGTCGTGGTCAACCAGGACGGTTACTGGAGCCCTCTGCTCAGCATGATCGAACAGATGAGCGGCAGCGGCTACCTGCGGCCGGAGCATCTGGGGCTGTTGCGCGTGGTCGACGATGTCGACGACGTGCTGCCGGCGCTGGCCGAAATTCCCGAGGCGGACCTGGATGTCCGCGACAAGTGGCTGTAA
- a CDS encoding LysM peptidoglycan-binding domain-containing protein, giving the protein MADVADADAGKPDETAAGDSAGTELATAEGFDAPSNTVNESPDSATARPEADRVTPERSIGPDRPNETGGPSFDVIRVAGDGGMILAGKAEPLATVVIMDGDTVLGEEIADLRGDWIFMPIDPLSAGNHQIGAMERQPNGSLVPSSDLVLVVVPLRGTDIAGRETDRADQPLVMLVPRDGGPATVIVQAPAPDAPAEGSLEGTAVAAAEEQPEAQEGGSVLFSRPAMPGSDTGDTATTRTGETADAAGETPDAATPDADAVGDVALAEPGDATDPFAAEGNTGGDQDAAATEEDQGPVAFSRPTIGDAPTDTAADSDVSVGVIDYDQGGDVTLSGDAQPGATVQVYLDNAVLGVTEASPSGSWQLTPQQAVPPGPHEIRVDQIAPSGDVIARIALPFVRAEPVNEMPQDVFVVVEPGNSLWRIARRVYGEGIRYTEILAANRAQIADPNLIYPGQVFMIPRG; this is encoded by the coding sequence GTGGCCGACGTGGCCGACGCCGACGCCGGCAAGCCCGACGAGACCGCGGCCGGCGATAGCGCCGGCACCGAGCTTGCGACCGCCGAGGGCTTCGATGCGCCCAGCAACACCGTGAACGAGAGCCCGGACTCGGCCACCGCCCGCCCGGAGGCGGACCGGGTGACGCCGGAACGCAGCATCGGGCCAGACCGTCCCAACGAGACCGGCGGGCCGTCGTTCGACGTGATCCGCGTCGCCGGCGACGGCGGCATGATCCTGGCCGGCAAGGCCGAGCCGCTGGCCACCGTGGTGATCATGGACGGCGACACGGTGCTGGGCGAGGAGATCGCCGACCTGCGCGGCGACTGGATCTTCATGCCCATCGATCCGTTGAGCGCCGGCAACCACCAGATCGGCGCGATGGAGCGCCAGCCGAACGGATCGCTGGTCCCGTCGTCCGACCTGGTGCTGGTGGTGGTGCCGCTGCGCGGCACCGACATCGCCGGCCGCGAGACCGACCGCGCCGACCAGCCGCTGGTCATGCTGGTGCCGCGCGACGGCGGCCCGGCCACGGTGATCGTGCAGGCACCCGCACCGGACGCCCCGGCCGAGGGCTCGCTCGAAGGCACCGCGGTCGCCGCCGCCGAGGAGCAGCCGGAGGCGCAGGAAGGCGGCAGCGTGCTGTTCTCGCGGCCCGCCATGCCCGGCAGCGACACCGGCGACACGGCGACGACGCGCACCGGCGAGACCGCGGACGCGGCGGGCGAGACGCCGGATGCGGCCACGCCGGACGCGGATGCGGTCGGCGACGTCGCGCTGGCCGAGCCTGGCGACGCGACCGATCCCTTCGCCGCCGAGGGCAACACCGGCGGCGACCAGGATGCCGCCGCCACCGAGGAGGACCAGGGGCCGGTCGCCTTCTCGCGCCCGACCATCGGCGACGCGCCGACGGACACGGCCGCCGACAGCGATGTCTCGGTCGGCGTGATCGACTACGACCAGGGCGGCGACGTCACCCTATCGGGCGACGCCCAGCCCGGCGCCACCGTGCAGGTCTATCTGGACAACGCGGTGCTCGGCGTCACCGAGGCCTCGCCCAGCGGCTCGTGGCAGCTGACGCCGCAGCAGGCGGTGCCGCCCGGCCCGCACGAGATCCGGGTCGACCAGATCGCGCCGTCCGGCGACGTGATCGCGCGGATCGCCCTGCCCTTCGTGCGCGCCGAGCCGGTCAACGAGATGCCGCAGGACGTGTTCGTGGTGGTCGAGCCCGGCAACAGCCTGTGGCGCATCGCACGCCGGGTCTATGGCGAGGGCATCCGTTATACCGAGATCCTGGCCGCGAACCGCGCGCAGATCGCCGATCCGAACCTGATCTATCCGGGCCAGGTGTTCATGATCCCGCGCGGCTGA
- a CDS encoding CDP-alcohol phosphatidyltransferase family protein, giving the protein MFDVELRRLVDPPLDRAGRALARAGLRPNAVTIAGFAVGLGCVPAIALQLWWLALVCLAVNRLCDGLDGAIARHGLATDFGGYLDIVCDFVFYAAFAFSFALARPDFAIPAGVLVLSFVGTGSSFLAHAIIAEKRGINIGRPAGKSFFYARGLAEGGETIGFFTLCLLWPSAFVWLAYGFSLLCWATTGMRVAQAWRTFNPRGR; this is encoded by the coding sequence GTGTTTGATGTCGAACTGCGCCGGCTGGTCGATCCGCCGCTCGACCGTGCCGGCCGCGCCCTGGCCCGGGCCGGGCTGCGGCCGAACGCGGTCACGATCGCCGGCTTTGCGGTCGGCCTCGGCTGCGTGCCGGCCATCGCCTTGCAGCTGTGGTGGCTGGCGCTGGTCTGCCTGGCGGTCAACCGGCTGTGCGACGGGCTCGACGGCGCCATCGCGCGCCACGGCCTGGCGACCGACTTCGGCGGCTATCTCGACATCGTCTGCGACTTCGTGTTCTACGCCGCCTTCGCGTTCAGCTTCGCTTTGGCCCGGCCGGACTTCGCCATCCCGGCCGGCGTGCTGGTGCTCAGCTTTGTCGGCACCGGGTCCAGTTTCCTGGCCCATGCCATCATTGCGGAGAAGCGCGGCATCAACATCGGCCGGCCGGCGGGCAAGTCGTTCTTCTATGCGCGCGGGCTGGCCGAGGGTGGCGAGACCATCGGCTTCTTCACGCTGTGCCTGCTGTGGCCGTCGGCCTTTGTCTGGCTGGCCTACGGCTTTTCGCTGCTGTGCTGGGCGACGACCGGCATGCGCGTGGCCCAGGCCTGGCGGACGTTCAACCCCCGGGGCCGCTGA
- a CDS encoding DUF423 domain-containing protein, with amino-acid sequence MAPLLLIAALYGLSGVALDALGAHALPAAAEPLRDAFASAVRHQLVHGVALIGIALLAARAPAARLPRLAGAAIALGVLLFSGSIHLHALLSIGPIPFAAPAGGILLMAGWALLALYALSCLRKSGPG; translated from the coding sequence ATGGCACCGCTGCTGCTGATCGCCGCGCTCTACGGCCTGAGCGGGGTCGCCCTCGACGCGCTCGGCGCGCACGCCCTGCCGGCCGCGGCGGAGCCGCTGCGCGATGCCTTCGCCTCGGCGGTCCGCCACCAGCTGGTGCACGGCGTGGCCCTGATCGGCATCGCGCTGCTGGCCGCACGGGCGCCCGCAGCCAGACTGCCGCGGCTGGCCGGGGCGGCGATCGCACTCGGCGTGCTGCTGTTCAGTGGCAGCATCCATCTTCACGCCCTGCTGTCCATCGGTCCGATCCCCTTCGCCGCGCCGGCCGGCGGCATCCTGCTGATGGCCGGATGGGCCTTGCTGGCCCTATATGCTCTATCCTGCCTGCGCAAATCTGGACCAGGTTGA
- a CDS encoding sulfurtransferase TusA family protein, which yields MSDDTADHILDTSGLKCPLPVLKARKTLADMAGGAVIRVIATDPGAPEDLRHFCDAAGHRLIDQSRADDGSSVTRIAKRQ from the coding sequence ATGAGCGACGACACGGCCGATCACATCCTCGATACGAGCGGGCTGAAATGCCCGCTGCCGGTTCTGAAGGCGCGCAAGACGCTGGCCGACATGGCCGGCGGCGCGGTGATCCGGGTGATCGCGACGGATCCCGGCGCGCCCGAGGATCTGCGCCATTTCTGCGACGCCGCCGGCCATCGCCTGATCGACCAGAGCCGGGCCGACGACGGCTCCAGCGTCACCCGCATCGCCAAGCGGCAATAG
- a CDS encoding extracellular solute-binding protein, which yields MTSSVMRPLMAASLAGALIAGGPVVAQEASPLRVAVPAYGPDTAILFGEIAEAFEAEHPDIDVRIEPHPWDDLFQALSGDLSAGTPPDLAIVGFDWLSELVEEGALAPLEARVGEPFAALFVSPLLDAASFDGHLWALPAATSARALFVNRDLLARAGVGEAPASWAALEEAAAKVAALGDGTAGFALQGSEIETDVYFYHALWSLGGSVIAADGSSGLDGPAALEAARTYRRMIENGLTQAEPTRDNRSDVEALFVEGRAAMAFGGPWLIHALDRAGPGFVWDAVPVPAGSTRATYAVTDSMVLFADAAAPDAALRFMEFAFQPVWRIAFLDRHGFLPATRAELENAREVGDPRLAAFFDSLPDARFTPALESWAEVADLTTNALRRIYAGDATPEDALAATAAEIDRVLAR from the coding sequence ATGACCAGTTCCGTCATGCGGCCGCTCATGGCCGCGTCGCTGGCGGGAGCGCTGATCGCGGGCGGGCCCGTTGTCGCGCAGGAGGCGAGCCCGCTGCGCGTCGCGGTGCCGGCCTATGGGCCGGACACGGCGATTCTGTTCGGCGAGATCGCGGAGGCGTTCGAGGCGGAGCACCCGGACATCGACGTGCGGATCGAACCGCACCCGTGGGACGATCTGTTCCAGGCGCTGAGCGGCGACCTGTCGGCCGGCACGCCGCCGGATCTCGCCATCGTCGGCTTCGACTGGCTGTCCGAGCTGGTCGAGGAAGGGGCGCTGGCCCCGTTGGAGGCGCGGGTCGGCGAACCCTTTGCGGCACTTTTCGTCTCACCCCTGCTGGACGCGGCCTCGTTCGACGGACATCTTTGGGCGTTGCCGGCGGCAACCTCGGCGCGCGCGCTGTTCGTCAACCGCGACCTGCTGGCGCGTGCCGGCGTCGGCGAGGCGCCGGCGAGCTGGGCGGCACTGGAAGAGGCAGCGGCCAAGGTTGCCGCGCTGGGCGACGGTACCGCCGGCTTCGCGCTGCAGGGCAGCGAGATCGAGACCGACGTCTACTTCTACCACGCGCTGTGGTCGCTCGGCGGCAGCGTGATCGCAGCGGACGGCAGTTCGGGCCTCGACGGCCCGGCGGCGCTGGAGGCGGCGCGGACCTATCGCCGGATGATCGAGAACGGGCTGACCCAAGCCGAGCCGACCCGCGACAACCGCAGCGACGTCGAGGCGCTGTTCGTCGAGGGACGTGCAGCGATGGCGTTCGGCGGCCCGTGGCTGATCCATGCGCTCGACCGCGCCGGTCCCGGTTTCGTCTGGGATGCGGTGCCGGTGCCGGCGGGCAGCACGCGCGCCACCTATGCGGTCACCGATTCGATGGTGCTGTTCGCCGATGCGGCGGCACCCGACGCTGCGCTGCGGTTCATGGAATTCGCCTTCCAGCCGGTCTGGCGCATCGCCTTCTTGGACCGGCACGGGTTTCTGCCTGCCACGCGGGCTGAGCTGGAGAACGCGCGCGAGGTCGGCGATCCGCGGCTGGCGGCCTTTTTCGACAGCCTGCCCGACGCCCGCTTCACGCCGGCGCTGGAAAGCTGGGCGGAGGTAGCTGACCTCACCACCAATGCGCTGCGCCGCATCTATGCCGGCGATGCGACGCCGGAGGACGCCCTGGCCGCCACAGCGGCCGAGATCGACCGGGTGCTGGCGCGCTGA
- a CDS encoding amidohydrolase/deacetylase family metallohydrolase → MTGNTTSVPGDTPGPVLIAGGRVIDPASDFDDIADVAIDAGRIVAVGRDLARQPGATVIDAGGQIVTPGLIDLHTHVYWGGTSLGVDPAAIAARSGCTTMVDAGSAGAGNLAGFKAHVVEPCPVRVLAFLNVSFPGIFAFSKNVMVGECGNMALVHAGEALEAARAEPDLVRGIKVRVGRFGGGESGVAPLDIAIEVAEELDLPVMAHLDFPPPSRRDVLSRLRPGDVLTHCFRPFPNAPVRRDRRIRDEIWEARQRGVLMDIGHGAGSFAFYVGEAALADDFPPDIISSDVHCLSVDGPAFDLTTTMSKFVNLGMALPDVIRTVTVAPADVLRRPDLGRLSAGATADVAILAEESGSFEFTDILGKTLHGSTRLAVRNMVVGGRVWDAARHAAAS, encoded by the coding sequence ATGACTGGCAACACGACTTCTGTTCCCGGCGACACGCCCGGGCCCGTCCTTATCGCCGGTGGACGGGTGATCGACCCGGCCAGCGACTTCGACGACATCGCCGACGTCGCCATCGACGCCGGCCGCATCGTCGCCGTCGGCCGCGATCTCGCCCGCCAGCCGGGCGCCACCGTGATCGACGCGGGCGGTCAGATCGTGACGCCGGGGCTGATCGACCTGCACACGCACGTCTACTGGGGCGGCACCTCGCTGGGCGTCGACCCGGCGGCGATCGCCGCGCGCAGCGGCTGCACCACCATGGTCGACGCCGGCAGCGCCGGCGCCGGCAACCTGGCCGGCTTCAAGGCCCATGTGGTCGAGCCTTGCCCGGTGCGCGTGCTCGCCTTCCTCAACGTGTCGTTCCCCGGCATCTTCGCCTTCTCGAAGAACGTAATGGTCGGCGAGTGCGGGAACATGGCGCTGGTCCATGCCGGCGAGGCGTTGGAGGCGGCGCGCGCGGAGCCGGATCTGGTCCGCGGCATCAAGGTCCGCGTCGGCCGCTTCGGCGGCGGCGAGAGCGGTGTCGCACCGCTCGACATCGCCATCGAGGTGGCCGAGGAGCTGGACCTGCCGGTGATGGCGCATCTGGACTTCCCGCCGCCCAGCCGGCGCGACGTGCTGTCGCGGCTGCGCCCCGGCGACGTGCTGACCCACTGCTTCCGGCCCTTCCCCAACGCGCCGGTCAGGCGCGACCGGCGGATCCGCGACGAGATCTGGGAAGCGCGCCAGCGCGGCGTGCTGATGGACATCGGCCACGGCGCCGGCTCGTTCGCCTTCTATGTCGGCGAGGCGGCCCTGGCCGATGATTTCCCGCCCGACATCATCTCCAGCGACGTGCACTGCCTTTCGGTCGACGGGCCGGCCTTCGACCTGACCACGACGATGTCGAAGTTCGTCAACCTGGGCATGGCGCTGCCCGACGTGATCCGCACGGTCACCGTGGCGCCCGCCGACGTGCTGCGGCGGCCCGACCTCGGCCGGCTGTCCGCCGGCGCGACCGCGGACGTGGCGATCCTGGCCGAGGAGAGCGGCAGCTTCGAGTTCACCGACATCCTGGGCAAGACCCTGCACGGCAGCACGCGGCTGGCCGTGCGCAACATGGTCGTCGGCGGCCGCGTCTGGGACGCCGCGCGCCACGCCGCCGCCTCATGA
- a CDS encoding SDR family NAD(P)-dependent oxidoreductase → MNRFEGKRAIVTGAGSGIGSAIASRLAAEGAAIGLFDRNEDGAREVAQRILQHDGTAYPFRVDVTYESQVTHAVDRFVETAGGVDVLVNCAGAAFGETFDQNTPEVWDQNVAVNLTGPMLMTRACLPHMLAAEAGAIVNISSVNGIKYFGNVAYSAAKAGLINYTQALACEYGGRGIRANAVLPGTIFSHAHEKRMKQRPDFMTRLSKWYPLGRVGRAEEVAAAVAFLASDEASFVTGTTLVVDGGLTAGLKPMADELTLQGED, encoded by the coding sequence ATGAACCGATTCGAAGGCAAGAGAGCGATCGTCACCGGCGCAGGGTCGGGCATCGGCAGCGCCATCGCCAGCCGGCTGGCGGCCGAAGGCGCGGCCATCGGCCTGTTCGACCGTAACGAGGACGGCGCGCGCGAGGTCGCCCAGCGCATCCTGCAGCATGACGGCACCGCCTATCCGTTCCGCGTCGACGTCACCTACGAGAGCCAGGTGACCCACGCGGTCGACCGCTTCGTCGAGACCGCCGGCGGCGTCGACGTGCTGGTCAACTGCGCCGGGGCGGCCTTCGGCGAGACCTTCGACCAGAACACGCCTGAGGTGTGGGACCAGAACGTCGCGGTCAACCTGACCGGCCCGATGCTGATGACCCGTGCCTGCCTGCCGCACATGCTGGCGGCGGAGGCCGGCGCCATCGTCAACATCAGTTCGGTCAATGGCATCAAGTATTTCGGCAACGTCGCCTATAGCGCGGCCAAGGCCGGCCTGATCAACTACACCCAGGCGCTGGCCTGCGAATATGGCGGCCGCGGCATCCGCGCCAACGCGGTGCTGCCCGGCACCATCTTCAGCCACGCCCACGAGAAGCGGATGAAGCAGCGGCCCGACTTCATGACACGGCTGAGCAAGTGGTACCCGCTCGGCCGCGTCGGCCGGGCCGAGGAGGTGGCCGCCGCGGTCGCCTTCCTGGCGTCCGACGAGGCTTCGTTCGTCACCGGAACCACGCTGGTGGTCGACGGCGGGCTGACCGCCGGCCTGAAGCCGATGGCCGACGAACTGACGCTGCAGGGCGAGGACTGA